The genomic segment ACTGTGTCCGGTACTGGAATCTGTCTGCAGAGGTGCAAAATATGTCCGGTTTTTAGAAGTTTCAGCTATTTTTTTCCATTTTTCCATATTAGATTCAATTGTATGACGCTGCTGCGCTGTCTTTACATTATATTCAAAAGAGTAACCGTATCTATTTTGAAAATAGACGGTAAGCATAGAACTGTTCAATTGATTTGTCTGGCGCATTAAATTTCGAAAAACATTGAAATCCTGAGCATATGACAGATAATCTTTTTCGTAATTAGTTATCATGGCTTTGCGTGCGTCATCGTTGAGAAGAGGAGTATCCGCTATTTTTAGTGCATTTTCAAGAAGTGTATCAAGAGACTGGTTCATTTGCGTCAGTGTTGCTGCAGTAGAAGTATTATATTCTGAAGTGATTGTACTGGTTTTTGAAATGGCATTTATTGTGCTTAGAAGAACCGTTGGAAAAATAACGAGAATAAGTGATGACAGAAAAATCTGCATACGAAAAGACAATTGATGTATTTTTTTCATAAAAACCTCCAGATATTTGTGATAGAATATTTTTAAAGAATTATAGCATGTATTTTTTGGAAAAAATAGAAAATATCCTAAGAAATTTTCTATTTTTATAAAACAATCTTTCTATTTTTTTGAAAAGAAGTTTATTATACTGTTTTTAACGGTCAGGGAACTTTGCAAAGCAGAAGACAGTAGAAAATTCAGGAGGTTAGAGAAAGATGACAAAGAAAGAGCGTGTACTGGCAGTAATGAAAAAAGAGCAGGTGGATATGATTCCGGCTGGATTCTGGTTTCATTATAAATCAGATTATACAGTGCAGCAGATGATTGATGAGCATATGAAATTATTCAGAACTACAGATATGGATATTATTAAAATTATGCAGGATTACCCATATCCGATTTCTGGAAAGATAACCTGCGCGGATGACTGGTACCATATCCAGGTAAAAGGAACAGACTCTGAAGAATTTGCAAAAATGGCAGAGATCATAAGAGGAATAAGAAAAGAAGCAGGTAAAGATGTTTTGATCTTCCAGACAATGTTTGGACCTTTTAAAGCTGCATCTATGATTTTTGGTGATGATGTTCTGATGAAATACAGTAAAGAAGCTCCAGAGGCAGTTGTGGCTGGTGTTAAGATTATTGCAGATGCATTGGAAGAGTGGACAAAGGGATATCTGGAGGCAGGAGCAGATGGCATATATTATTCTGCACAGTTTGGTGAAATCGGAAGATTTGAAAAAAATGAATGGGAAGAACTTGTGCGCCCATATGATCTTCAGATTTTAAAAGTAGCAGAGGAAATGCCAGAGAAATATAATATTCTTCATATTTGTGGTGAACCGGAATATCAGTTTGAAACACATGTAGAATGGTTTAAGAATTATCCGGCTGATTTGATTAATTGGTCAGTGAAAGATAATCATTTCAGTCTGGAGCAGGGACGTAAACTTTACAGCAGCGCGATTCTTGGTGGAATGAATAATAAGGGTAATGTATTGAATGGCTCTGAAGATGCAATCCGAGAAGAAGTAAAAGGAATTTTGGACGCGTTTGGAACAAAAGGAATTATGATTGGAGCTGACTGTACGATTCAGGGCGAAAATATCAGCCTTGATCTGATTAAAACAGCAGTGGAAGCGGCACATGCATACAAGAAATAAAAAGTAAAAGGAGAATTATATTATGGGTAAGAAGAGTTTGGCAGCATTACTTTGTGCAACAATGGCAATGACAGCATGTATGTTACCTGCAACAGCAGCAATGGCAGATGAACCATTAAAAATTGAATTCTTTCAGCAGAAGGGAGAAGAAGGACCTCAAAAGGGATATAAGGAGATTATTGATAAGTTCAATAAAGAAAATTCAGATATAGAGATTGAAATGAATACAGTTCCGGATGCAGGAACAGTTCTTACATCCAGAATTTCTTCTGGTGATATTCCGGTGATTTTTTCCGATTATCCAACACAGACACAGTTTAAACAGAAAGTTGCCAATGGATATGTACAGGATCTTTCTGATCAGGATTTCCTAAAAAACGTCAATGAATCCGCACTGGAAATGACAAAACAGGAAGATGGTGGATATTATGCGCTTCCTTACAGCCGAAACTATATTGGAGTTTACTATAACAAAAAGACCTTTGAAGATAATGGATTAGAAATCCCGACTACATGGGAAGAGTTTACTGCAGTATGTGATAAGTTAAAAGAGGCAGGAATTACTCCTGTTGGAATGCATGGAAAAGATCCGGCGCGTGTAGGACATCTGTTCCAGGCAGCAACTGTTGCATGGGCACCGGATGGTGTGGAAACTATCGGAAAAGTTGTTTCCGGAGAGGCAAAAATTGAAGGAGACGAAGAATTTAAAAATGTATTTGAAAAGATGAACACACTTCTTTCCTATGCGAATGAAGATGCACTGGCACTTTCTGATACAACATGTTACGAAAATTTTGTAAATGGTGAATATGCAATGACGATTACAGGTTCTTATGCGAGAGGAACTATCCAGTCTATTAACCCGAATCTGGAAATTGGTGTATTCCCACTTCCAAATGATTCTTATGATGATACTAAGTGCTTATCCGGTATTGATGCTGCAATTTGTGTATCTGCACAGGCAAGTGATAAGGAAAAAGATGCAGCATATAGATTCCTTTCTTATCTTGCTGATCCTGAAAATGCACAGATATTCTGCGATAATGACGGTGCACCATCCTGTATCACAGGTGTTACA from the Blautia wexlerae DSM 19850 genome contains:
- a CDS encoding uroporphyrinogen decarboxylase family protein, yielding MTKKERVLAVMKKEQVDMIPAGFWFHYKSDYTVQQMIDEHMKLFRTTDMDIIKIMQDYPYPISGKITCADDWYHIQVKGTDSEEFAKMAEIIRGIRKEAGKDVLIFQTMFGPFKAASMIFGDDVLMKYSKEAPEAVVAGVKIIADALEEWTKGYLEAGADGIYYSAQFGEIGRFEKNEWEELVRPYDLQILKVAEEMPEKYNILHICGEPEYQFETHVEWFKNYPADLINWSVKDNHFSLEQGRKLYSSAILGGMNNKGNVLNGSEDAIREEVKGILDAFGTKGIMIGADCTIQGENISLDLIKTAVEAAHAYKK
- a CDS encoding ABC transporter substrate-binding protein produces the protein MGKKSLAALLCATMAMTACMLPATAAMADEPLKIEFFQQKGEEGPQKGYKEIIDKFNKENSDIEIEMNTVPDAGTVLTSRISSGDIPVIFSDYPTQTQFKQKVANGYVQDLSDQDFLKNVNESALEMTKQEDGGYYALPYSRNYIGVYYNKKTFEDNGLEIPTTWEEFTAVCDKLKEAGITPVGMHGKDPARVGHLFQAATVAWAPDGVETIGKVVSGEAKIEGDEEFKNVFEKMNTLLSYANEDALALSDTTCYENFVNGEYAMTITGSYARGTIQSINPNLEIGVFPLPNDSYDDTKCLSGIDAAICVSAQASDKEKDAAYRFLSYLADPENAQIFCDNDGAPSCITGVTSNDDGIKPMVDMINAGKTHDWMASTIDNNVTTDLYNVVQGFWANKDVDAVMKDMDVSIEISSAQ